Proteins encoded within one genomic window of Xylophilus sp. GOD-11R:
- a CDS encoding MFS transporter, whose product MSSIYAPGRPQPTPTPAPRPMTGEEKKVIFASSLGTVFEWYDFYLYGSLAAIIAKQFFSGLDAGAAFIFALLAFAAGFLVRPFGAIVFGRLGDMIGRKYTFLVTILIMGLSTFIVGILPNYAAIGVAAPIILIALRMLQGLALGGEYGGAATYVAEHAPHGKRGAYTSWIQTTATLGLFLSLVVILGVRTATGETAFADWGWRIPFMVSILLLAVSVWIRMTLSESPAFQRMKAEGKTSKAPLKESFGEWKNLKIVILALVGLTAGQAVVWYTGQFYSLFFLTQQLKVDAITANLMIAVALLIGTPFFVIFGSLSDRIGRKPIIMAGCLLAAITYFPVFKGLTVAANPDLAAAQASAQVTVSADPATCSFQGNPVAREIDFRSSCDIAKRYLVQNSVSYENVTGPAGSAAVVKIGEKVVTAPTGNVVDLKFDAASVAAIAAFKKEVGDDFKAAGYPAKADPEKMNKPVMIALLAWLVILVTMVYGPIAAMLVEMFPTRIRYTSMSLPYHIGNGWFGGLLPTTSFAIVASSGNMYNGLWYPIIIACVTLVIGTLFIRETKDVDIYAND is encoded by the coding sequence ATGTCCAGCATCTACGCCCCCGGGCGTCCGCAACCGACGCCCACGCCCGCGCCGCGGCCCATGACCGGTGAGGAGAAGAAGGTCATCTTCGCCTCGTCCCTGGGCACGGTGTTCGAGTGGTACGACTTCTATCTCTACGGTTCGCTGGCGGCGATCATCGCCAAGCAGTTCTTCAGCGGACTCGACGCGGGCGCCGCCTTCATCTTCGCGCTGCTGGCGTTCGCGGCCGGCTTCCTGGTGAGGCCCTTCGGCGCCATCGTGTTCGGCCGGCTCGGCGACATGATCGGGCGCAAGTACACCTTCCTGGTGACCATCCTGATCATGGGCCTGTCGACCTTCATCGTCGGCATCCTGCCCAACTACGCCGCGATCGGCGTGGCCGCGCCGATCATCCTGATCGCCCTGCGCATGCTGCAGGGTCTGGCCCTCGGCGGCGAGTACGGCGGTGCCGCCACCTACGTGGCCGAGCACGCACCGCACGGCAAGCGCGGCGCCTATACCTCGTGGATCCAGACCACCGCCACGCTGGGCCTGTTCCTGTCGCTGGTGGTGATCCTTGGTGTGCGCACCGCCACCGGCGAAACCGCCTTCGCCGACTGGGGCTGGCGCATTCCGTTCATGGTGTCCATCCTGCTGCTGGCCGTGTCGGTGTGGATCCGCATGACGCTGTCGGAATCGCCGGCGTTCCAGCGCATGAAGGCCGAAGGCAAGACTTCCAAGGCGCCGCTGAAGGAATCGTTCGGTGAATGGAAGAACCTGAAGATCGTGATCCTGGCGCTGGTGGGCCTGACCGCCGGCCAGGCCGTGGTCTGGTACACCGGGCAGTTCTATTCGCTGTTCTTCCTGACGCAGCAGCTCAAGGTGGACGCGATCACCGCCAACCTGATGATCGCGGTGGCGTTGCTCATCGGCACGCCCTTCTTCGTCATCTTCGGCAGCCTGTCCGACCGCATCGGCCGCAAGCCGATCATCATGGCCGGCTGCCTGCTGGCCGCGATCACCTACTTCCCAGTCTTCAAGGGCCTGACCGTCGCGGCCAACCCGGACCTCGCCGCCGCCCAGGCCAGCGCCCAGGTCACCGTTTCCGCCGACCCGGCCACCTGCTCCTTCCAGGGCAATCCGGTGGCCCGCGAGATCGACTTCCGCAGCTCCTGCGACATCGCCAAACGCTACCTGGTGCAGAACTCGGTGTCCTACGAGAACGTCACCGGCCCGGCGGGCTCGGCCGCTGTGGTGAAGATCGGCGAGAAGGTCGTCACCGCGCCCACCGGCAACGTGGTGGACCTGAAGTTCGACGCCGCATCGGTCGCCGCCATCGCGGCCTTCAAGAAGGAAGTGGGAGACGACTTCAAGGCCGCCGGCTACCCGGCCAAGGCCGATCCGGAGAAGATGAACAAGCCGGTGATGATCGCCCTGCTGGCCTGGCTGGTGATTCTGGTCACCATGGTCTACGGCCCCATCGCCGCGATGCTGGTCGAAATGTTCCCGACCCGCATCCGCTACACCTCGATGAGCCTGCCCTATCACATCGGCAACGGCTGGTTCGGCGGCCTGCTGCCGACCACCTCATTCGCCATCGTGGCGAGCAGCGGCAATATGTACAACGGCCTCTGGTATCCGATCATCATTGCCTGCGTGACGCTGGTGATCGGCACGCTGTTCATCCGTGAAACCAAGGACGTCGACATCTACGCGAACGACTGA
- a CDS encoding YbaK/EbsC family protein encodes MCGSELTPLPDGVRRVAAFLQDAGHAELPRMLDGAARTAQQAADALGVQLGQIAKSIVFRRRADDRAVLVIAAGDRRVDEARVAALVGPIGRADAAFVKATTGFAIGGVSPVAHLQPPVVLCDRSLERFHEVWAAAGHPHAVFRATPQAIAALAGAPVEDVALEPSE; translated from the coding sequence ATGTGCGGCAGTGAGCTCACCCCCTTGCCCGACGGCGTGCGCCGCGTTGCGGCCTTCCTGCAGGACGCCGGCCATGCCGAGCTGCCCCGCATGCTCGACGGCGCCGCGCGCACCGCGCAGCAGGCGGCCGACGCGCTGGGCGTGCAGCTCGGCCAGATCGCCAAGAGCATCGTGTTCCGACGGCGCGCCGACGACCGCGCGGTGCTGGTCATCGCCGCCGGCGACCGTCGTGTCGACGAGGCCCGCGTGGCCGCGCTGGTCGGCCCCATCGGCCGGGCCGACGCGGCCTTCGTCAAGGCGACGACCGGCTTCGCCATCGGCGGCGTGTCGCCGGTGGCGCACCTGCAGCCGCCGGTGGTGCTGTGCGACCGCAGCCTGGAGCGCTTCCACGAGGTTTGGGCCGCCGCCGGGCATCCGCATGCGGTGTTCCGGGCCACGCCGCAGGCCATCGCCGCGCTGGCCGGCGCGCCGGTCGAAGATGTGGCGCTGGAGCCCTCCGAATGA
- a CDS encoding DsbA family protein yields MQTFGFHLDFVSPYAFLAFEQLPKALEGCSYATDYRPVLLGAIFKQHGHQGPHGIAPKYDWVLRQTRWLAHAHGIAMQMPAAHPFDPLPLLRLALACSDDGSISRRVAAAVFRHVWQGNGADANDPARLAALADALSPQHDPASPEVKTMLRANTQAALEAGVFGVPGFTVGRDVLWGFDALPMLRARLLRDPWFGPFSES; encoded by the coding sequence ATGCAAACCTTCGGCTTCCACCTCGACTTCGTCTCGCCCTACGCCTTCCTGGCCTTCGAGCAATTGCCGAAGGCGCTCGAAGGCTGCAGCTACGCGACCGACTACCGCCCGGTGCTGCTGGGCGCGATCTTCAAGCAGCACGGTCACCAGGGGCCGCACGGCATTGCGCCCAAGTACGACTGGGTGCTGCGCCAGACACGCTGGCTGGCGCACGCCCATGGCATCGCGATGCAGATGCCGGCGGCGCATCCCTTCGATCCGCTGCCGCTGCTGCGCCTGGCGCTGGCCTGCTCGGACGACGGCAGCATCTCGCGCCGGGTGGCCGCCGCCGTGTTCCGCCATGTTTGGCAAGGCAACGGCGCCGATGCCAACGACCCGGCGCGGCTGGCGGCACTGGCCGACGCACTGTCGCCGCAGCACGATCCCGCGTCGCCCGAAGTCAAGACCATGCTGCGCGCCAACACCCAGGCTGCGCTGGAGGCGGGCGTGTTCGGTGTACCCGGCTTCACCGTCGGCCGCGACGTGTTGTGGGGCTTCGACGCCCTGCCCATGCTGCGCGCCCGGTTGCTGCGCGACCCCTGGTTCGGCCCGTTTTCCGAATCCTGA
- a CDS encoding DUF1289 domain-containing protein produces the protein MTATELPARPVAWSPEALALLAGRSRSAFDESVTPVPSPCISICRMNDDRSLCQGCMRSLDEIRAWSTADAAARRAIWRLLLARAGIAST, from the coding sequence ATGACCGCCACGGAGCTTCCGGCCCGCCCGGTCGCGTGGTCGCCCGAGGCATTGGCGCTGCTGGCCGGGCGCTCGCGATCGGCCTTCGACGAGAGCGTGACGCCGGTGCCTTCGCCCTGCATCTCCATCTGCCGCATGAACGACGACCGCAGCCTGTGCCAGGGCTGCATGCGCTCGCTCGACGAGATCCGCGCCTGGTCCACCGCCGACGCCGCCGCGCGCCGCGCCATCTGGCGCCTGCTGCTCGCACGCGCCGGCATCGCCTCCACCTGA
- a CDS encoding serine hydrolase, protein MSRLIPRLLSFLLLACALAGTARAQQPAWADRFTAGLAEIDGREGPEIGVYVRDLGTGESAGFRTDENWYFASTVKVPIAIAVLRAVERGRLTLDTPVLLRATDYVDGAGSTNRRPPGAHIAVRKLLEQMIIYSDNTASDLLIGLVGIDEVNAVVRSLVPRGFGRITRLADVRRAIYGGLDPAAERLAGRDLLALHAQPTDAARLTLFSQLVDVPAAAFRQPSLDAAFDRYYASGLNAGQLPAYGDLLAALAEGRALGPAQTRYLLGLMQKLATGRHRVGAGLPPSVVFAHKTGTQRRRICDSGIVTVERDGAPPQRLVLVACARQEPSLPRAERALQQVGTALCRSGLITKGVPDAPTCDATAGPSRRSAASQRSGR, encoded by the coding sequence ATGTCCCGTCTCATTCCGCGACTGCTTTCGTTCCTGCTGCTGGCCTGTGCGCTGGCCGGCACCGCGCGCGCGCAGCAGCCCGCCTGGGCCGATCGTTTCACCGCCGGCCTGGCCGAGATCGACGGCCGCGAAGGCCCGGAGATCGGCGTCTACGTGCGCGACCTCGGCACCGGCGAATCCGCGGGTTTTCGCACCGACGAGAACTGGTACTTCGCCTCGACCGTGAAGGTGCCGATCGCCATCGCCGTGTTGCGGGCGGTGGAGCGCGGCCGTCTCACGCTCGACACGCCCGTGCTGCTGCGCGCCACCGACTACGTCGACGGCGCCGGCAGCACCAACCGCCGGCCGCCCGGCGCGCATATCGCGGTGCGCAAGCTGCTCGAGCAGATGATCATCTACAGCGACAACACCGCCAGCGACCTGCTGATCGGCCTGGTCGGCATCGACGAGGTGAACGCCGTGGTGCGCTCGCTGGTGCCGCGCGGTTTCGGGCGCATCACGCGGCTGGCCGACGTGCGGCGCGCCATCTACGGCGGGCTCGATCCGGCCGCCGAGCGCCTGGCCGGCCGCGACCTGCTGGCACTGCATGCGCAGCCCACCGATGCGGCGCGGCTCACGCTGTTCTCGCAGCTGGTGGACGTGCCTGCCGCCGCTTTCCGCCAACCCAGCCTGGACGCGGCTTTCGACCGTTACTACGCCAGCGGCCTGAACGCCGGCCAGCTGCCGGCCTACGGCGATCTGCTGGCCGCCCTGGCCGAGGGTCGCGCGCTCGGGCCGGCGCAGACGCGGTACCTGTTGGGACTGATGCAGAAGCTGGCCACCGGCCGCCACCGTGTCGGCGCCGGACTGCCGCCTTCGGTGGTCTTCGCGCACAAGACCGGCACCCAGCGACGGCGAATCTGCGACTCCGGAATCGTCACCGTCGAGCGTGACGGCGCGCCGCCCCAGCGACTGGTGCTGGTGGCCTGCGCCCGCCAGGAACCATCGCTGCCGCGCGCCGAGCGTGCGCTGCAGCAGGTAGGCACGGCGCTGTGCCGATCCGGTCTGATCACCAAGGGAGTCCCCGATGCACCGACCTGCGACGCCACCGCGGGCCCGAGCCGCCGTTCTGCTGCTTCTCAGCGCTCTGGTCGCTAG
- a CDS encoding serine hydrolase — translation MHRPATPPRARAAVLLLLSALVASATLPARADEWPQALKTRIEAIDKASPGSLGVYVKRLDSGESFGYGADQRWYLASTVKVAVAIALLRQVDDGKLRLQQQLTLEESDKVDGSGQVVWTATGTRFTLDSLLDRMLGVSDNTAANMLIRAVGEDKLNDIAVEAMGKGNVGRITNFTAIRRQVYAELDEEGAKKLSNRQLVEIAGATMGPPRVEAARRAMSLERADLEADTIDEAYDRYYANGANSATMEAYGAMLEKLVRGKLLSPQSTQRLFAGMKFGKPGDYRLEAGLPRSVKRIHKTGTQYRRACHMAVVDPQDGGAHAVVIAACAADLDDRTEAGGVFQQVGKAVSATALADTRK, via the coding sequence ATGCACCGACCTGCGACGCCACCGCGGGCCCGAGCCGCCGTTCTGCTGCTTCTCAGCGCTCTGGTCGCTAGCGCCACCCTGCCCGCCCGGGCCGACGAGTGGCCGCAGGCCCTGAAGACCCGCATCGAGGCGATCGACAAGGCATCGCCCGGATCGCTCGGCGTGTACGTGAAGCGGCTCGACAGCGGCGAGAGCTTCGGCTATGGCGCCGACCAGCGCTGGTACCTCGCCTCCACCGTCAAGGTCGCCGTCGCCATCGCGCTGCTGCGCCAGGTGGACGACGGCAAGCTGCGGCTACAGCAGCAGTTGACACTGGAGGAGAGCGACAAGGTCGACGGCTCCGGCCAGGTCGTATGGACCGCTACCGGCACCCGCTTCACCCTCGATTCGCTGCTCGACCGCATGCTCGGCGTGAGCGACAACACGGCCGCCAACATGCTGATCCGCGCGGTGGGCGAGGACAAGCTCAACGACATCGCCGTCGAGGCCATGGGCAAGGGCAACGTGGGCCGCATCACCAACTTCACCGCGATTCGCCGGCAGGTGTATGCCGAACTCGACGAGGAAGGCGCCAAAAAACTGAGCAACCGGCAGCTGGTGGAGATCGCCGGCGCCACCATGGGACCACCGAGGGTCGAGGCCGCGCGACGCGCGATGTCGCTGGAGCGCGCCGACCTGGAGGCCGACACCATCGACGAGGCCTACGACCGCTACTACGCCAACGGCGCCAACAGCGCCACCATGGAAGCCTACGGCGCCATGCTGGAGAAGCTGGTGCGCGGAAAGCTGCTGTCGCCGCAGAGCACGCAGCGGCTGTTCGCCGGCATGAAGTTCGGCAAGCCGGGCGACTACCGGCTCGAAGCGGGCCTGCCGAGGTCGGTCAAGCGCATCCACAAGACCGGCACGCAGTACCGGCGCGCCTGCCACATGGCGGTGGTCGACCCGCAGGACGGCGGCGCCCATGCCGTCGTGATCGCTGCCTGCGCGGCCGATCTCGACGACCGCACCGAGGCTGGCGGGGTCTTTCAGCAGGTCGGCAAGGCCGTCAGCGCGACCGCTTTGGCCGATACCCGGAAGTGA